Proteins from a genomic interval of Mycobacterium conspicuum:
- a CDS encoding YceD family protein has protein sequence MARQHSDTAQRHRRPGSGPTHPTGPMVVDITRLGRRPGAMVTLRDTVPSPSRIGAELIAIEPDAPLELDLRVQSVSEGILVTGTVTAPTTGECARCLTPMRGRVEVSLTELFAYPESTTEATTEEGEVGHVVDNTIDLEQSIIDAVGLDLPFSPVCQPDCPGLCPECGVQLAGQPDHHHDRIDPRWAKLADMLADADTPRGEP, from the coding sequence ATGGCCCGGCAGCACAGCGACACGGCGCAGCGGCATCGGCGGCCAGGTTCGGGTCCCACCCATCCGACCGGGCCGATGGTCGTCGATATCACGCGGCTCGGGCGACGTCCCGGCGCGATGGTGACCCTGCGTGACACCGTGCCCAGCCCGTCGCGCATCGGCGCCGAGCTGATCGCGATCGAGCCGGACGCGCCGTTGGAGCTGGACCTGCGGGTGCAGTCGGTGTCGGAAGGCATCCTGGTGACGGGGACGGTCACCGCGCCCACCACCGGCGAATGCGCGCGTTGCCTGACCCCGATGCGGGGCCGCGTCGAGGTCTCCCTGACCGAGCTGTTCGCCTATCCGGAGAGCACCACCGAGGCGACCACGGAGGAAGGCGAGGTCGGGCACGTGGTCGACAACACCATCGACCTCGAGCAGTCCATCATCGACGCCGTCGGGCTCGACCTGCCGTTTTCGCCGGTCTGCCAGCCGGATTGTCCCGGCCTGTGCCCGGAGTGCGGTGTCCAGCTGGCCGGACAGCCCGACCATCACCACGACCGCATCGACCCGCGATGGGCAAAACTGGCCGACATGCTCGCCGACGCCGACACCCCGCGGGGTGAACCGTGA
- the coaD gene encoding pantetheine-phosphate adenylyltransferase, whose product MSGAVCPGSFDPVTLGHVDVFERAAAQFDEVVVAILVNPAKKGLFDLDERIAMIEESTTHLPNLRVESGQGLVVDFVRARGMTAIVKGLRTGTDFEYELQMAQMNKHVAGVDTFFVATTPKYSFVSSSLAKEVAMLGGDVSELLPEPVNRRLREKLAHGQ is encoded by the coding sequence ATGAGCGGCGCGGTGTGCCCGGGGTCCTTCGACCCCGTGACGTTGGGCCACGTCGACGTCTTCGAACGCGCGGCGGCGCAGTTCGACGAGGTGGTGGTCGCGATTCTGGTCAACCCCGCCAAGAAGGGCCTGTTCGATCTCGACGAGCGAATCGCGATGATCGAGGAGTCGACGACACACCTGCCCAACCTGCGGGTGGAGTCCGGGCAGGGTCTGGTGGTCGATTTCGTGCGGGCGCGCGGCATGACCGCCATCGTCAAGGGCCTGCGCACCGGCACCGACTTCGAATACGAGCTGCAGATGGCGCAGATGAACAAGCATGTCGCCGGCGTCGACACCTTCTTCGTCGCGACGACGCCGAAGTATTCCTTCGTGTCGTCGTCGTTGGCCAAAGAGGTCGCCATGCTCGGCGGGGACGTGTCGGAGCTGCTGCCCGAGCCGGTGAATCGCCGTCTGCGCGAAAAGCTGGCCCATGGCCAGTGA
- a CDS encoding nuclear transport factor 2-like protein, translating to MIRRPSSASSEERYDAAGALLHPDFVVHEAGGMPFSGEYHGAAGFFELYAKMNEGLKLTPGEAIQFLHAEDAGASR from the coding sequence GTGATCCGCAGGCCGTCGTCGGCGAGTTCCGAGGAAAGATATGACGCCGCCGGCGCGCTACTGCACCCCGACTTCGTCGTGCACGAAGCGGGTGGGATGCCGTTCAGCGGCGAATATCACGGTGCGGCAGGGTTTTTCGAGCTCTACGCCAAGATGAACGAAGGCCTGAAGCTGACGCCGGGCGAGGCCATTCAGTTCCTGCACGCGGAAGACGCCGGCGCCTCCCGCTGA
- a CDS encoding PE family protein yields the protein MSFLIAAPEIVAAAATDVARIGSTITEANASAAVPTAGVLAAGADEVSAAIASLFSGHAQAYQALSARAAAFHQQFVQLLNGGAASYAQTEAANAEQALLNAVNEPTMALVGRPLIGNGANGAPGTGENGGDGGILFGNGGAGGSGGDAHPNGGNGGNGGLFGSGGAGGAGASSNTNGGNGGNGGNGGLFGAGGAGGAGGLGGTNGGHGGNGGAAGWFAPGGPVGGATGGAGGDGGWGAVNGGDGGNGGAGGRVGSGNGGIGGAGGVGFNDTGGNGGTGGSASTGIGSLFSNGGIGGAGGVGGFGGQVGGDGGTGGGGGMFGFGGTGGAGGEGKVGGSGGAGGSGGSLGGSGGIGGLGGTGLEGDGGRGGNGGSPGLVTGNGGAGGNGGAAANTAVGVGGDGGDGGNARTGILGSGGAGGAGGAAIFGDGGNGGAGGDGGRLGGTGGAGGAGGMSDAGYGGEGGQGGNGGDLSGSGGSGGAGGASFFLGGGDGGDGGNASFFGNGGGGGNAGIGDSGMQNGGPGAGGTGGKIAGKDGADGKS from the coding sequence ATGTCGTTTCTCATTGCGGCGCCGGAGATCGTGGCCGCAGCCGCCACGGACGTAGCCAGGATTGGCTCGACGATCACCGAGGCCAACGCCTCGGCAGCGGTTCCGACGGCCGGAGTGCTGGCGGCGGGCGCCGACGAGGTGTCGGCGGCCATCGCGTCGCTGTTCAGCGGCCACGCGCAGGCGTACCAGGCGCTGAGCGCGAGGGCGGCGGCGTTTCACCAGCAATTCGTGCAGCTGCTGAACGGCGGCGCGGCCTCCTACGCGCAGACCGAAGCGGCCAACGCCGAGCAGGCCCTGCTCAACGCGGTGAATGAGCCGACGATGGCGCTCGTGGGGCGCCCGCTGATCGGCAACGGCGCCAACGGCGCCCCGGGCACCGGCGAAAACGGCGGCGACGGCGGCATCCTGTTCGGCAACGGCGGCGCCGGCGGCTCCGGCGGCGACGCCCACCCCAACGGCGGCAACGGCGGCAACGGCGGGCTGTTCGGCAGCGGCGGCGCCGGCGGCGCCGGCGCATCCAGCAACACGAACGGCGGGAACGGCGGTAACGGCGGCAACGGCGGGCTGTTCGGCGCCGGTGGCGCCGGCGGTGCCGGCGGTCTGGGTGGCACGAACGGCGGCCACGGCGGCAACGGGGGCGCCGCCGGCTGGTTCGCTCCCGGCGGCCCGGTCGGGGGCGCCACCGGCGGTGCGGGCGGTGACGGCGGCTGGGGCGCCGTCAACGGCGGCGACGGCGGTAACGGCGGCGCCGGCGGGCGCGTCGGCTCCGGCAACGGCGGCATCGGCGGCGCCGGCGGCGTCGGCTTCAACGACACCGGCGGCAACGGTGGCACCGGCGGGTCGGCGTCCACCGGGATCGGCAGTCTGTTTTCCAACGGCGGCATCGGCGGCGCCGGCGGCGTCGGCGGGTTCGGCGGGCAGGTCGGGGGCGACGGCGGGACCGGCGGGGGCGGCGGAATGTTCGGGTTCGGCGGCACCGGCGGCGCCGGCGGCGAGGGCAAGGTCGGCGGCAGCGGCGGGGCGGGCGGCAGCGGCGGATCGCTGGGCGGCTCGGGCGGCATCGGCGGACTCGGCGGCACCGGCCTGGAGGGCGACGGCGGCCGCGGCGGGAACGGCGGCAGCCCCGGCCTGGTCACGGGCAACGGCGGTGCGGGCGGCAATGGCGGCGCCGCCGCCAACACTGCCGTCGGCGTGGGCGGCGACGGCGGCGACGGCGGTAACGCCCGGACCGGCATCCTGGGCTCCGGCGGGGCCGGCGGCGCCGGCGGCGCGGCCATTTTCGGCGATGGCGGAAACGGCGGAGCGGGGGGCGACGGCGGAAGGCTGGGCGGCACCGGCGGGGCCGGCGGCGCCGGCGGAATGAGCGATGCCGGGTACGGCGGCGAGGGCGGCCAAGGCGGCAACGGCGGTGACCTTTCCGGCTCGGGCGGCTCCGGCGGCGCGGGTGGCGCCAGCTTCTTCCTCGGTGGCGGCGACGGTGGGGACGGCGGCAACGCCAGCTTCTTCGGCAACGGTGGCGGCGGCGGCAACGCCGGCATCGGTGACTCCGGCATGCAGAACGGCGGCCCGGGCGCCGGCGGCACCGGCGGCAAGATCGCCGGCAAGGACGGCGCCGACGGGAAGAGCTAA
- the sepIVA gene encoding cell division protein SepIVA: MYRVFEALDELSAIVEEARGVPMTAGCVVPRGDVLELVDDIKDAIPGELDDAQDVLDARDSMLHEAKTHAESMVSSATTEAESMVNHARAEADRILSDAKSQADRMVSEARQHSERMVGEAREEAMRIGTAAKREYEATVSRAKSEADRLIENGNISYEKAVQEGIKEQQRLVSDNEVVQAATLESTRLIDSAHAEADRLRGECDIYVDNKLAEFEEFLNGTLRSVNRGRHQLRTAAGTHDYAVR, translated from the coding sequence GTGTACCGAGTCTTTGAAGCGCTGGACGAATTGAGCGCCATCGTGGAAGAAGCCCGTGGCGTGCCGATGACGGCGGGCTGCGTGGTGCCCCGCGGTGACGTGCTGGAACTGGTCGACGACATCAAGGACGCGATCCCCGGCGAGCTGGACGACGCCCAGGACGTGCTCGACGCGCGCGACTCGATGCTGCACGAGGCCAAGACGCACGCCGAATCCATGGTGTCCTCGGCGACCACCGAGGCGGAATCGATGGTGAACCACGCGCGCGCCGAGGCCGACCGGATCCTGTCCGACGCGAAATCGCAGGCAGATCGCATGGTCAGCGAGGCGCGCCAGCACAGCGAGCGGATGGTCGGGGAGGCGCGCGAGGAGGCGATGCGCATCGGGACCGCCGCCAAGCGCGAGTACGAGGCCACCGTCAGCCGCGCCAAGTCCGAGGCCGACCGGTTGATCGAAAACGGCAACATCTCCTACGAAAAGGCCGTGCAAGAGGGCATCAAGGAGCAGCAGCGCCTGGTGTCGGACAACGAGGTGGTGCAGGCGGCCACGCTGGAATCCACCCGGCTGATCGACTCGGCGCACGCCGAGGCCGACCGGTTGCGCGGCGAATGCGACATCTACGTCGACAACAAGCTCGCCGAGTTCGAGGAGTTCCTCAACGGCACACTTCGGTCCGTCAACCGCGGCCGTCATCAGCTGCGCACGGCGGCCGGCACGCACGACTACGCGGTGCGTTAA
- the rnc gene encoding ribonuclease III, which translates to MNPPRQELLDALGVGLPDELLELALTHRSYAYEHGGLPTNERLEFLGDAVLGLTITDELFHRHADRSEGELAKLRASVVNTNALADVARNLSLGGLGVHMLLGRGEETSGGADKSSILADGMESLLGAIYLHHGMEVAREVILRLFGPLLDAAATMGAGLDWKTSLQELTAARGLGPPSYVVTSTGPDHDKEFTAVVIVMDTEYGSGVGRTKKEAEQKAASTAWNALDSAGKTSA; encoded by the coding sequence GTGAACCCACCACGACAGGAGCTGCTCGACGCGCTCGGCGTCGGATTGCCCGATGAACTGCTCGAGCTGGCGTTGACCCATCGCAGCTACGCCTACGAACACGGCGGGCTACCGACCAACGAGCGGCTCGAGTTCCTCGGCGACGCCGTCCTGGGCCTGACCATCACGGACGAGCTCTTCCACCGCCACGCCGACCGCTCGGAAGGGGAGCTGGCGAAACTGCGCGCCAGCGTGGTCAACACCAACGCGCTGGCCGATGTCGCCCGGAATCTTTCACTCGGGGGGCTCGGCGTGCACATGCTGTTGGGGCGCGGCGAAGAGACCAGCGGGGGAGCCGACAAGTCCAGCATCCTGGCCGACGGGATGGAGTCGCTGCTGGGCGCGATCTACCTGCATCACGGCATGGAGGTGGCCCGCGAGGTGATCCTGCGGCTGTTCGGCCCGCTGCTGGATGCCGCGGCCACGATGGGCGCGGGGCTGGACTGGAAGACCAGCCTGCAGGAGCTGACCGCGGCGCGGGGCCTCGGCCCGCCGTCCTACGTTGTCACCTCCACCGGTCCGGACCACGACAAGGAATTCACCGCGGTCGTGATCGTGATGGACACCGAATACGGATCCGGTGTGGGCCGCACCAAGAAAGAGGCCGAGCAGAAGGCCGCCTCGACGGCCTGGAATGCGCTCGACAGCGCGGGGAAAACGTCCGCCTAG
- a CDS encoding acylphosphatase gives MSEPDVRLTAWVHGDVQGVGFRWWTRSRALELGLTGYAANQADGRVLVVAQGPRAAGEKLLELLEGGAAWPARPGRVDKVVADWSQAGERFEGFVER, from the coding sequence ATGTCGGAACCTGACGTTCGGCTTACCGCCTGGGTGCACGGCGACGTCCAGGGCGTCGGTTTCCGCTGGTGGACCCGCTCCCGCGCGCTGGAGCTGGGCCTGACCGGGTACGCCGCCAACCAAGCCGACGGCCGGGTGCTGGTGGTGGCCCAGGGGCCGCGTGCGGCCGGCGAAAAGCTCCTCGAGCTGCTCGAAGGCGGCGCGGCCTGGCCGGCGCGGCCGGGCCGGGTGGACAAGGTCGTCGCCGACTGGTCGCAAGCGGGCGAGCGGTTCGAGGGTTTCGTCGAGCGCTGA
- the purU gene encoding formyltetrahydrofolate deformylase: MPTPTEPDNYPQPPAGPPLPADIGRLLLRCHDRPGLIAAVSTFLTQAGANIISLDQHSTAPEDGTFLQRAIFHLPGLTAAIDGLKEEFASTLAGKYAIDYRFTEADKPKRVAIMASKEDHCLLDLLWRNRRGDLQMSIAMVIANHPDLAERVRPFGVPFIHIPATRDTRAEAEERQLQLLRGNVDLVVLARYMQILTPTFLDGVGCPVINIHHSFLPAFVGASPYKRARERGVKLVGATAHYATEVLDEGPIIEQDVVRVDHTHTVDDLIRVGADVERAVLSRAVLWHCQDRVIVHDNQTVVF, from the coding sequence GTGCCGACACCGACAGAGCCTGACAATTACCCGCAGCCGCCCGCCGGTCCGCCGCTGCCCGCCGACATCGGCCGGCTGCTGCTTCGTTGCCACGACCGCCCGGGGCTCATCGCCGCGGTGAGCACCTTTTTGACTCAGGCCGGCGCCAACATCATTTCCCTGGACCAGCACTCCACCGCGCCGGAAGATGGAACATTTCTGCAGCGGGCGATCTTTCACCTGCCCGGGCTGACCGCCGCGATCGACGGGCTGAAGGAGGAGTTCGCCAGCACCCTGGCCGGCAAGTACGCCATCGACTACCGCTTCACCGAGGCCGACAAGCCCAAGCGGGTCGCGATCATGGCCTCCAAGGAAGACCACTGCCTGCTAGATCTGTTGTGGCGCAACCGCCGTGGCGACCTTCAGATGTCGATTGCCATGGTGATCGCCAACCACCCCGACCTGGCCGAGCGGGTTCGGCCGTTCGGTGTGCCGTTCATTCACATCCCCGCCACCCGCGACACCCGCGCCGAGGCCGAAGAGCGTCAACTCCAGTTGCTCAGGGGCAACGTCGATTTGGTGGTGCTGGCCCGCTACATGCAAATTTTGACTCCGACGTTTCTCGACGGAGTCGGCTGCCCGGTGATCAACATCCACCATTCGTTCCTGCCGGCGTTCGTCGGCGCGTCCCCCTACAAGCGGGCGCGGGAACGGGGCGTCAAGCTGGTCGGCGCAACCGCCCACTACGCGACCGAGGTGCTCGACGAGGGGCCGATCATCGAACAGGACGTCGTCCGTGTCGATCACACCCACACCGTCGACGACTTGATCCGCGTCGGCGCGGACGTCGAACGCGCGGTCCTGTCGCGCGCGGTGCTCTGGCACTGCCAGGACCGGGTGATCGTGCACGACAACCAGACGGTCGTGTTCTGA
- a CDS encoding OsmC family protein, protein MTQLWVERTGTRRYTGHSSRGAQVLVGSEDVDGVFTPGELLKIALAACSGMSSDQPLAHRLGDDYHAVIRVSGAADRDQEVYPLLAETLELDLSGLSAEDKERLVVVVNRAIDLVCTVGRTLKSGTKVTFEVSDVGT, encoded by the coding sequence ATGACGCAACTGTGGGTTGAACGCACCGGAACGCGCCGCTATACGGGACATAGCTCACGCGGTGCGCAGGTCCTCGTCGGCTCCGAAGACGTCGACGGTGTGTTCACTCCGGGCGAGTTGCTGAAGATCGCGCTGGCGGCGTGCAGCGGGATGTCGAGCGACCAGCCGTTGGCCCATCGGCTCGGCGACGACTATCACGCGGTCATCCGGGTGTCCGGCGCGGCCGACCGCGACCAGGAGGTCTATCCGCTGCTGGCCGAAACGCTCGAGCTCGACCTGTCGGGGTTGTCCGCCGAGGACAAGGAGCGGCTGGTGGTCGTGGTGAACCGCGCCATCGACCTGGTCTGCACCGTGGGGCGCACGCTGAAGTCGGGCACCAAGGTCACCTTCGAGGTCAGCGATGTCGGAACCTGA
- a CDS encoding permease, giving the protein MSKALAAVGHALALAGSMTWEILWALILGFALSAVVQAVVRRSTIVSVLGDDRPRTLAVAAGLGAASSSCSYAAVALARSLFRKGANFTAAMAFEIGSTNLVVELGIILALLMGWQFTAAEFVGGPLMIVILAVLFRLFVRSRLIDAAREQAERGIAGSMEGHAAMDMSIGGEGSFWQRLFSPRGLTSVSHVFVMEWSAILRDLIVGLLIAGAIAAWVPQTFWQDFFLANHPGWAVIWGPIVGPVVAIVSFVCSIGNVPLAAVLWNGGISFGGVVAFIFADLLIIPILNIYRKYYGTKMMLTLLGTFYAAMVVAGYLVELIFGTAHFIPTQRAATVMEATISWNYTTWLNIAFLAVAAVLVIRFITSGGLPMLRMMGGSPDAPHDHHDDGGHCH; this is encoded by the coding sequence ATCAGCAAAGCACTCGCAGCCGTCGGCCACGCGTTGGCGCTAGCTGGATCGATGACCTGGGAAATCCTGTGGGCGCTGATCCTGGGTTTCGCGCTGTCGGCGGTGGTGCAGGCCGTGGTGCGCCGCTCGACGATCGTGTCGGTGCTGGGCGACGACCGCCCGCGCACCCTGGCGGTCGCGGCCGGTCTGGGGGCGGCGTCGTCGTCGTGCTCGTACGCGGCCGTCGCCCTGGCCCGATCCCTGTTCCGCAAGGGCGCCAATTTCACCGCCGCCATGGCCTTCGAGATCGGTTCCACCAACCTGGTGGTGGAACTGGGCATCATTTTGGCCCTGCTGATGGGCTGGCAGTTCACCGCCGCGGAATTCGTCGGCGGGCCGCTGATGATCGTGATCCTGGCCGTCTTGTTCCGGCTGTTCGTGCGTTCCCGACTCATCGACGCCGCCCGGGAGCAGGCCGAGCGCGGAATCGCCGGATCGATGGAAGGCCATGCCGCGATGGACATGTCCATCGGTGGCGAAGGCTCGTTTTGGCAGCGGCTGTTTTCCCCTCGGGGGTTAACGTCGGTGTCGCACGTGTTCGTGATGGAGTGGTCGGCGATCCTGCGCGACCTCATCGTGGGCCTGCTGATCGCCGGCGCCATCGCGGCGTGGGTGCCCCAAACGTTTTGGCAGGACTTCTTTTTGGCCAACCATCCGGGCTGGGCGGTCATCTGGGGACCGATCGTCGGGCCCGTCGTGGCGATCGTGTCCTTCGTCTGCTCGATCGGCAATGTCCCACTGGCCGCCGTGCTGTGGAACGGGGGCATCAGCTTCGGCGGCGTTGTCGCGTTCATCTTCGCCGACCTGTTGATCATTCCGATCTTGAACATCTACCGGAAGTACTACGGCACCAAGATGATGCTGACGCTGCTCGGCACCTTCTACGCGGCCATGGTGGTCGCCGGCTATCTCGTCGAATTGATTTTCGGCACAGCCCATTTCATCCCGACGCAGCGTGCCGCCACGGTCATGGAAGCCACGATCTCGTGGAACTACACCACCTGGCTCAACATCGCCTTCCTCGCCGTCGCGGCGGTGCTCGTCATCCGCTTCATCACCTCCGGTGGTCTGCCCATGCTGCGCATGATGGGCGGTTCGCCCGACGCGCCGCATGACCATCACGATGACGGCGGGCACTGCCACTGA
- the mutM gene encoding DNA-formamidopyrimidine glycosylase — MPELPEVEVVRRGLQAHVVGKTMTAVRVHHPRAVRRHEAGPADLTARLLGARITGTDRRGKYLWLLLDGDAALVVHLGMSGQMLLGTVPRADHVRISALLDDGTVLSFADQRTFGGWLLADLVSVDGSVVPVPVAHLARDPLDPLFDADAVVKVLRRKHSEIKRQLLDQTVVSGIGNIYADEALWRAKVNGARVAATLTRKQLTAVLAAAAEVMREALAQGGTSFDSLYVNVNGESGYFDRSLDAYGREGEPCRRCGAVMRREKFMNRSSFYCPRCQPAPRIRPRG; from the coding sequence ATGCCCGAACTACCCGAAGTCGAGGTGGTGCGCCGCGGCTTGCAGGCCCATGTGGTGGGCAAGACGATGACGGCGGTGCGGGTGCATCATCCCCGCGCGGTGCGCCGCCATGAGGCGGGGCCCGCCGACCTGACGGCCCGGCTGCTCGGCGCGCGGATCACCGGGACCGACCGTCGCGGCAAGTACCTGTGGTTGCTGCTGGATGGTGATGCCGCGTTGGTGGTGCACCTCGGGATGAGCGGACAGATGCTGCTGGGGACGGTCCCGCGCGCCGACCACGTCCGAATCTCCGCGCTGCTCGACGACGGCACCGTGCTCAGCTTCGCCGATCAGCGGACCTTCGGCGGGTGGCTGCTGGCCGACCTGGTGAGCGTGGACGGCAGCGTGGTGCCGGTGCCCGTCGCCCACCTGGCGCGCGACCCGCTCGACCCGCTCTTCGACGCCGACGCGGTGGTAAAAGTGTTGCGGCGCAAGCACTCTGAGATCAAGCGTCAGCTGCTGGATCAGACCGTGGTGTCGGGGATCGGCAACATCTACGCCGACGAGGCGCTGTGGCGGGCCAAGGTGAACGGCGCGCGGGTCGCGGCCACGCTGACGCGCAAGCAGCTGACCGCCGTGCTTGCGGCCGCCGCCGAGGTGATGCGCGAGGCGCTGGCCCAGGGCGGCACCTCGTTCGATTCGCTGTACGTCAACGTCAACGGCGAGTCCGGCTACTTCGACCGCTCGCTGGACGCCTACGGCCGCGAGGGTGAACCCTGCCGGCGCTGCGGCGCGGTGATGCGCCGGGAAAAGTTCATGAACCGCTCGTCGTTCTACTGCCCGAGGTGCCAGCCGGCGCCCAGGATCCGGCCGCGGGGTTAG